The following proteins are encoded in a genomic region of Tenebrio molitor chromosome 7, icTenMoli1.1, whole genome shotgun sequence:
- the LOC138134341 gene encoding polynucleotide 5'-hydroxyl-kinase NOL9, which translates to MENNSSASKVSRKRKAKKRLKEKKLWKRSKLPTSRIFQEASFDSDSDESKNISGVKSYRETDFRVERFEPLKLTPSKSESESAEIVVSDFEVNNISSTVTENSFEISSDENDSCSYSYSSIIDEFIDENCGDDTEIISPLKNESKGMKYNKERIDSSLILQKKKLKIKKSKIKSVTNDSSTERVLEEVELYDEIKKNKNKTEDLSESGNIIVTSKSVGQDPQFYFTEEGTIVILDNDNTIYFNGLCKISVLQGEIEVLGYKITKNCPEMNMYSPRGTSLLFLKNITETDIPVGNYLLDSKLSNKIRLTKKCAIIMCKKLHDPNILFVEKHMTQQILPKDDNFKLPRVVFQPKEGNWNFLKINPQWDYIIDGITKSTKMMICGGKGVGKTTFLRYAINRLLMRFNAVRIVDLDPGQSEFTVPGCISIVKVEKPVFGPNYTHLQASERSILSNINIAYEPDKYIASVKQLLHATCTEAPTLINYMGYTHGIGINILSAVIACVHPTDILQISSQDAKKNYKFLLSAEVVRENAKLFHSTSSTLDYNLHQIESMCDQNEGWTAESRQLREMCILSHVSNMTDSNSLFKTKSPLYKINLKHVNITDLRGDFIHPAAVNACLVALCTVEDELLNIFKCLGWGIVRGVDVASGQLVLLTSAKVEVLEEVSHLVAGGATLPPSVYMTPDDVVGQMPYVIEGVLMSFGQIPKRSRIAAK; encoded by the exons atggaGAATAATAGCTCTGCTAGCAAGGTCAGTCGAAaaagaaaagccaaaaaacgccttaaagagaaaaaattgtggaaacGTTCAAAGCTTCCCACGAGTAGAATTTTTCAAGAAGCTAGTTTTGATTCAGATAGTGACGAAAGTAAGAATATTAGTGGTGTTAAATCATATCGAGAAACAGATTTTCGTGTCGAACGTTTTGAACCTTTGAAACTAACACCATCGAAGTCAGAAAGTGAAAGTGCTGAGATTGTGGTGTCTGATTTTGAAGTTAATAATATTTCTAGTACTGTAACAGAAaacagttttgaaatttccagTGATGAAAACGATTCTTGCTCCTACTCATATAGCAGCATAATTGATGAATTTATAGATGAGAACTGTGGAGATGACACAGAAATTATATCACCTCTAAAAAATGAATCAAAAGGAATGAAATACAATAAAGAAAGAATTGACAGTTCTTTGAtacttcagaaaaaaaaattaaaaattaagaaaagtaaaataaaatcagtAACTAATGATTCTTCAACTGAGAGAGTATTGGAAGAAGTAGAGCTTTATGATgagataaagaaaaataagaataaaacTGAAGATTTGTCAGAAAGTGGTAACATCATTGTTACTAGTAAATCAGTTGGGCAAGAtccacaattttattttacagagGAAGGAACTATTGTCATTCTAGATAATGATAATaccatttattttaatggttTATGCAAAATCTCAGTGCTTCAAGGTGAGATTGAGGTTTTAGGCTACAAAATCACAAAGAATTGCCCAGAAATGAATATGTATTCACCGAGAGGCACTTCActgctttttttaaaaaacatcacTGAAACAGATATTCCTGTTGGAAATTATTTGCTTGATTCAAAACTTTCAAACAAAATCAggttgacaaaaaaatgtgcAATAATCATGTGCAAAAAATTGCATGAcccaaatattttgtttgttgaaaAACACATGACACAACAGATTCTTCCTAAAGacgacaatttcaaattaccgCGCGTAGTTTTCCAACCAAAGGAGGgaaattggaattttcttAAAATCAATCCACAGTGGGATTACATAATTGATGGTATAaccaaatcaacaaaaatgaTGATTTGTGGAGGGAAAGGTGTAGGAAAGACTACTTTTTTGCGTTATGCAATTAACAGACTCTTGATGAGATTTAATGCAGTTAGGATAGTTGATCTAGACCCTGGCCAATCAGAATTTACTGTACCTGGCTGCATTTCAATTGTAAAAGTGGAGAAACCTGTGTTTGGTCCTAATTACACTCATTTGCAGGCATCAGAAAG gtcaatattgtcaaatattaataTAGCCTATGAGCCAGACAAGTACATAGCTAGTGTGAAGCAGTTGCTCCATGCCACTTGTACCGAAGCAccaacattaattaattacatggGGTACACTCATGGGATTGGAATTAATATTTTGTCTGCTGTGATTGCATGTGTACACCCTACtgacattttacaaatttctaGTCAAGatgctaaaaaaaattacaagtttCTTTTGAGTGCAGAAGTGGTCAGAGAGAATGCCAAATTGTTTCACTCCACTTCTTCAACTCTTGACTACAATTTGCATCAAATTGAGTCAATGTGTGACCAAAATGAGGGTTGGACTGCTGAGTCAAGACAGTTGAGGGAAATGTGCATTTTGTCTCATGTTAGTAACATGACAGATTCAAATTCactttttaaaactaaatcaccactgtataaaattaatttaaaacacgtAAATATCACAGATTTGAGAGGAGATTTTATACATCCAGCTGCCGTAAATGCGTGTTTGGTGGCGTTATGTACTGTGGAGGATGAgctgttaaatattttcaaatgtctTGGTTGGG gGATTGTTAGAGGAGTCGATGTGGCTTCTGGTCAATTGGTACTGTTAACTTCTGCAAAAGTGGAGGTTCTGGAAGAAGTTTCTCATTTAGTGGCAGGTGGTGCTACTTTACCACCCTCAGTGTATATGACCCCAGATGACGTGGTCGGACAGATGCCCTATGTCATAGAAGGAGTTCTAATGTCATTTGGGCAAATACCTAAGCGATCGCGAATAGCAgcaaaataa
- the fzy gene encoding cell division cycle protein 20 homolog, giving the protein MSQFKFVAEMNNLLTVEGPLTKGPPPRWQRKGQENYQSTSNLSLNSSKQKSFSTSVTKTPPTKAGGSDIVRSKKTPSKTPSGKNKSGGSTTPTPNKGAKTPVADRFIPVRSTSNFDLAHYKLNQDENTSSSPTRKELQRVMCENLHGGDIDSQKILSYRNKPPSAPEGFMNPMRVIYTQTKTPASVKSNSRYIPHAPDRILDAPDIVDDYYLNLMDWNSGNLLAVALGAHVYLWNAGTGNIEDLLELQGNDYVCSLSWIQDGDHLAVGTTNGTVELWDCTRVKRLRIMDGHSARVGSLSWNSYVLTSGCRSGQIIHHDVRQREHVVTTLSGHTQEVCGLKWSPDGRYLASGGNDNVLNIWQSVSGGHHSQNQPLHVFTAHQAAVKALAWCPWQSHVLASGGGTADRHIRFWNCNAGSCINSVDTKSQVCALLWSTNYKEIISGHGFANNELIIWKYPAMTKVAELTGHTARVLHLAMSPDGTTVLSAGADETLRLWKCFVKNPIKTKTGVQAHDKPSILKQCIR; this is encoded by the exons ATGTCCCAGTTTAAGTTTGTGGctgaaatgaataatttactGACAGTTGAAGGCCCTTTAACCAAAGGGCCTCCCCCCCGATGGCAGCGAAAAGGTCAAGAAAATTATCAGTCGACGAGTAATTTAAGTCTGAATTCTTCCAAACAAAAGTCATTCTCGACATCTGTAACAAAAACACCACCGACAAAAGCAGGTGGGAGCGACATTGTGAGAAGCAAAAAAACTCCATCCAAAACGCCATCAGGCAAAAACAAATCCGGCGGTTCTACAACTCCGACCCCGAACAAGGGCGCCAAAACCCCGGTTGCGGATCGTTTCATCCCCGTCAGGAGCACGAGCAATTTCGATTTGGCCCACTACAAGCTAAATCAGGATGAAAACACTTCGAGCAGCCCCACACGCAAAGAATTGCAAAGAGTGATGTGTGAGAATTTACACGGGGGCGACATCGACTCTCAAAAGATACTCTCGTACAGGAACAAGCCACCCTCTGCCCCAGAGGGTTTCATGAATCCAATGCGTGTCATTTACACACAAACCAAAACGCCGGCGTCAGTGAAAAGTAACAGCAGGTACATTCCACACGCCCCGGATCGGATCCTCGACGCGCCCGATATCGTCGACGATTATTATCTGAATCTGATGGACTGGAATTCTGGTAACTTGTTAGCCGTCGCCCTAGGAGCGCATGTCTACTTATGGAACGcgg gTACTGGCAACATTGAGGACCTCCTCGAACTGCAGGGCAACGACTACGTCTGTTCCTTGTCGTGGATCCAAGACGGCGACCATTTAGCGGTGGGCACCACCAACGGAACGGTGGAACTATGGGACTGCACCCGGGTCAAGCGTCTAAGAATCATGGACGGTCATTCCGCCCGCGTGGGGTCGCTCTCTTGGAACTCGTACGTCCTGACAAGCGGCTGTCGGAGTGGCCAAATCATCCACCACGACGTCCGCCAACGCGAACACGTGGTCACCACCCTTTCTGGACACACTCAAGAAGTCTGTGGCTTGAAATGGTCGCCGGACGGCAGATACTTGGCAAGCGGAGGCAATGACAACGTTCTCAATATCTGGCAGAGCGTGTCGGGAGGGCATCACTCCCAAAACCAACCCCTTCATGTTTTCACAGCGCATCAAGCTGCTGTGAAGGCGCTAGCGTGGTGTCCTTGGCAAAGTCACGTTCTAGCCAGTGGCGGGGGTACCGCCGACAGACACATCAGATTTTGGAATTGTAACGCAGGGTCTTGTATCAACTCTGTGGATACCAAGTCGCAAGTTTGCGCATTGTTGTGGAGTACCAATTACAAAGAGATTATTTCTGGTCACGGATTTGCTAATAATGAACTGATCATTTGGAAGTATCCCGCGATGACCAAAGTTGCTGAGCTGACTGGACACACTGCACGGGTTTTACATCTGGCGATGTCTCCAGATGGCACTACTGTACTTTCTGCAGGAGCAGATGAAACGTTAAGGCTGTGGAAATGTT